A region from the Spirochaetae bacterium HGW-Spirochaetae-1 genome encodes:
- a CDS encoding anti-sigma factor antagonist: protein MELNIKKAGNVTVIYLAGRLDVHLSADIEKEINKIIQDDPACHLLLNLKDVEYMSSSGLRIFVSTMRVLKESKRKLKLSNMNNAVKKIFEVVELMDMFDIYDNEEEALQSFKNE from the coding sequence ATGGAATTGAATATTAAAAAAGCAGGGAATGTAACGGTTATCTACCTGGCCGGTAGACTAGATGTACATCTTTCCGCGGACATTGAAAAAGAAATAAATAAAATTATTCAGGATGATCCGGCATGTCATCTGCTTCTGAACCTGAAGGATGTGGAATATATGAGCAGTTCAGGTCTTAGAATATTTGTTTCCACCATGAGAGTTCTGAAGGAATCAAAGCGTAAATTGAAGCTGTCCAACATGAATAATGCCGTAAAGAAGATTTTTGAAGTTGTTGAACTTATGGATATGTTTGATATTTATGATAACGAGGAAGAAGCCCTGCAATCCTTCAAAAACGAATAG
- a CDS encoding transcription elongation factor GreA → MSNESNESNEIEQKKKKIKAELDKLKYEFKIELPKVIAEARAYGDLKENAEYHAARERQSFVQARIGQLGQQLAQLNDIDLSSLPADRVGYGSTVTVISRDTDDRVEFTFVSSNEVNPSEGKISLSSPVGLALQNKTVGDEVQVVIPTGKRTYYLEKLVTLHGNELEKKAE, encoded by the coding sequence ATGAGCAATGAAAGCAATGAAAGCAATGAAATAGAACAGAAGAAAAAGAAGATAAAAGCGGAGCTGGATAAGCTCAAATATGAATTCAAGATTGAACTGCCCAAAGTGATAGCCGAGGCACGGGCCTATGGCGATCTGAAGGAAAACGCCGAATATCATGCGGCAAGGGAACGACAGTCTTTTGTCCAGGCCCGGATTGGTCAGTTGGGACAGCAGCTGGCTCAGCTCAATGATATAGACCTGTCCAGCCTGCCCGCCGACAGGGTCGGGTATGGTTCCACCGTAACGGTTATCAGCCGCGATACCGATGACCGGGTAGAGTTTACCTTTGTGTCTTCAAACGAAGTAAATCCATCGGAAGGGAAGATATCACTTTCATCGCCGGTGGGACTTGCATTGCAGAATAAGACCGTAGGCGATGAGGTGCAGGTTGTTATTCCCACGGGGAAAAGAACATATTATCTGGAAAAGCTCGTTACATTGCATGGGAACGAACTGGAGAAGAAAGCCGAATAA
- a CDS encoding 50S ribosomal protein L31: MKEGIHPVYNETVVKCACGNEIKTRSTVKDLHVEICSNCHPFYTKKQKLVDTAGRVEKFKKKYNIK, translated from the coding sequence ATGAAAGAAGGAATACATCCCGTATATAACGAAACGGTGGTTAAATGTGCATGCGGCAATGAAATTAAGACCCGCTCCACAGTAAAGGATCTGCATGTGGAGATCTGTTCCAACTGTCATCCGTTTTATACCAAAAAACAGAAGCTTGTTGATACGGCCGGACGTGTTGAGAAATTTAAGAAGAAGTATAATATCAAATAG
- the rho gene encoding transcription termination factor Rho: MNNGSKNDAGDQKTEDNSANDIDVEIEAQVFTEGTVAGPKLDLAELKTKTISELTTLARDLGVERVSGLKKQDLIFEILKLQTEQKGLIFSSGVLEILNDGYGFLRSPNYNYLPGPDDIYVSPSQIRLFGLKTGDTITGQIRPPKDNERFFALLRVEAVNFENPENLHKRVLFDNLTPLYPLERINLETTADIIEMRIMNIMTPIGKGQRALIVAPPRTGKTILLQKMANAITSNHPEIYLIVLLIDERPEEVTDMQRSVKGEVISSTFDEQASRHVQVAEMVIQKARRLVERKMDVVILLDSITRLARAYNQVVPTSGKILSGGVDSNALHKPKRFFGAARNIEEGGSLTILATALIDTGSRMDEVIFEEFKGTGNCELHLDRKLADRRIFPAIDINKSGTRKEELLLDEEELNKLWVLRKALSSLSSTEAMELLIDKMRSTKNNKAFFKAMNS, translated from the coding sequence ATGAATAACGGCTCAAAAAATGATGCCGGTGACCAAAAAACAGAAGATAATTCAGCAAACGATATTGATGTTGAAATAGAAGCCCAGGTTTTTACAGAAGGAACCGTAGCAGGGCCGAAACTCGACCTGGCGGAACTGAAAACAAAGACTATCTCGGAACTGACCACTCTGGCCAGGGACCTGGGGGTGGAAAGAGTCTCGGGTCTGAAAAAACAGGATTTAATATTTGAAATATTAAAACTTCAGACCGAACAGAAGGGACTTATTTTTTCCAGCGGTGTACTGGAAATTCTTAATGACGGTTACGGTTTTCTCAGGTCTCCCAACTATAACTATCTTCCCGGCCCAGATGATATTTATGTATCCCCCTCACAGATACGGCTGTTCGGATTAAAAACCGGTGATACAATCACGGGCCAAATCAGACCGCCCAAGGATAATGAAAGGTTTTTTGCCCTCCTGCGGGTTGAGGCGGTAAACTTTGAGAACCCGGAAAATCTTCATAAACGTGTGCTATTTGACAACCTCACACCGTTGTATCCCCTGGAACGCATCAACCTGGAAACCACGGCGGATATTATTGAGATGCGGATAATGAACATAATGACTCCCATCGGGAAGGGACAGCGCGCCCTTATTGTCGCTCCTCCCCGAACGGGTAAAACAATACTGCTTCAGAAAATGGCTAATGCCATTACCAGCAACCATCCAGAAATATATCTCATCGTCCTGCTTATTGATGAAAGGCCTGAAGAGGTAACGGACATGCAGCGCTCGGTCAAAGGTGAGGTCATATCCTCCACATTTGATGAGCAGGCAAGCCGGCACGTTCAGGTTGCCGAGATGGTCATTCAAAAGGCCAGAAGACTTGTTGAGCGGAAAATGGATGTGGTTATACTTCTTGATTCCATAACCAGGCTTGCCAGGGCCTATAACCAGGTGGTTCCCACCAGCGGCAAGATACTCTCAGGTGGTGTTGATTCCAACGCCCTTCATAAACCGAAGAGATTTTTCGGGGCAGCCCGTAACATTGAGGAGGGCGGAAGCCTCACAATTCTGGCAACGGCCCTTATTGATACGGGAAGCCGCATGGACGAGGTTATTTTTGAGGAGTTCAAAGGAACCGGTAACTGTGAGCTTCATCTGGACAGAAAACTGGCCGACAGGCGCATATTCCCGGCGATTGATATCAATAAATCGGGAACAAGAAAAGAAGAATTATTACTTGACGAAGAAGAGTTAAATAAATTATGGGTATTGAGAAAGGCTCTTTCATCGCTTAGTTCGACAGAGGCCATGGAACTGCTTATTGACAAAATGAGATCTACAAAGAATAACAAGGCTTTCTTTAAGGCTATGAATTCATAA